The region CTACGTCCGCTCGCGCAGGACCGCCTACTCCAACCTCAAGTACCAGCCCTATTTGACATTCGACATCCACAGAGACGGGGGCCCCGCGAGCGGTTACCTCACCGACGTGGGCGGCCAGACCACGTGCCAGATCCTGCTCGTTGTGGGTAGGCAGAACCCTCTCATGGCGGCGAACCTGAGCGTCGCCAGGCGAATAAAGGCCGCCGCCGACGCATCGTACCCTGGGCTGATAAAGGGGATCTTCCTCGCGCGGGGACACTATAACCAGGACCTCGATCCAGGGGCGCTTCTGATCGAGGTCGGTTCCGAGCACGTCCCGAGAGCCCTCGCGGTAAGGTCGATGGGGCTGTTCGCAGAGGTCCTGGCGAGGACGTTTGGCGCCCCCGGAATCTGAGAGCACCCTTTGGGGCGGAGGAGGTTTTCTCCATGGGCGACAGTGGCGCCCCCGCAAGCGGGCATAAGGCCCGCACACCTCACGCGATAATGGAGGCCGTAGCCGAAGTCGGAGTCGGAGCCGGAGCCGGAGGGGCTCATCCTCTCTGGTGGAGCGAATCGTGGTCTATCGACGCGCTCAACGACGAGGTCTACGACGACGAGGCCTGGCCCGAGCAGGCCAGGGCGCCCGAACCGCCCGACTGAGGGGAATTGCGCTCGAGCTGCTCCTCAAGCCGGCGAACGCGGTTGTGGCTTTCGAGGATGGCTCTTGCGTACCTCACGTTGGCGTCCTTCAGGCGGCGATTCTCGGAGCGCAGCCGGGCCATTGAAACCTGTCTGTCCGCTACCTGCGCGTAAATTATGTTCATGAGCACGCGCCTGCCCAGCCGGAGCGCCCTCACCCTGTCCTCAAGGTGCTGTATCTCCCGCGCCAGGTCGTCGACCGTGGGCCCGGTGCACCTCACCCTGATCGCCTCCCGGCTTTGTCCTTCCGGTTGCTATTATATCTGGTGCGCTGGGGCCGTATTCCATCTCCGCCCTTATGGCCTTCATCCTGGTAACGGCCACGTGCGGCACGGTGACCCGCCCTATCGTGGAACCGTATTCGTCCTCCCCGTGCGAGTCTGAACCGCCCGTGACGA is a window of Bacillota bacterium DNA encoding:
- a CDS encoding translation initiation factor 2 translates to MRCTGPTVDDLAREIQHLEDRVRALRLGRRVLMNIIYAQVADRQVSMARLRSENRRLKDANVRYARAILESHNRVRRLEEQLERNSPQSGGSGALACSGQASSS